The genomic DNA TTTTGCTTTGTGGATACCCGGAGTATCCACAAAAACAATCTGGCCTTCCTCTGTCGTTAAAACCGTCTGGATACGATTTCTCGTCGTCTGCGGTTTATTCGATGTAATCGCGATCTTTTGTCCGATCAAATGATTCATTAATGTTGACTTTCCTACGTTCGGTCTTCCGATCAAAGTTACAAACCCTGATTTAAAATCTTCTCTCATATCAATATC from Desulfovibrio desulfuricans includes the following:
- a CDS encoding GTPase; the encoded protein is MREDFKSGFVTLIGRPNVGKSTLMNHLIGQKIAITSNKPQTTRNRIQTVLTTEEGQIVFVDTPGIHKAK